A portion of the Cryptomeria japonica chromosome 5, Sugi_1.0, whole genome shotgun sequence genome contains these proteins:
- the LOC131051796 gene encoding probable boron transporter 2 has protein sequence MDNVEYVPMRGVVKDVQGRLQCYKQDWLSGFTAGFRILNPTAYIFFALVVPVIAFGEQLNQQTDGLLSCTHTLASTAICGIIQSVIGGQPLVIIGVAEPTVLMYYYLYSFAKDREDLGPSHFLGWTSWICTWTSILLVMMAVFGLCSLTKKLTRVAEELLGVLIALMFMKEAIKGMVEEFHTPKRLDIENGELPFSWRSTNGMFGLILATGLLFTALKTRKARSWRYGTGWMRGIVADYGVPAMLLFWTGISYIPAEAYPEGVPKRLFSPVAWHDTATQNWTVIRDMAKVPRIHILSAFIPAVMFACLFFFEHNVAAKMAQQREYNLKNPPSYHYDFLLLGFMVLICGLLGLPPSYAVLPQSPMHTRSLATLKHSILRKKMLKSASTSITRNDTVKEIYDKMQEVFVNIDLPVSPNTTLSSDTALKDIRELMNLKEFRDLQNPAVNYNNAETFPDINGYIFDPKKHIDLLLPVRVNEQRLTNLLQSLLMGSCVFLMPIIRKMPISVLWGYFAYLAIESLPGNQFCERILLIFISPSRRYRVLEDAHASYVENVPFDKITMFTVFQLTYLLICFGVTWIPIGGCVFTVLLTLILPIRQYILPMFFDAEQLEELDASEYDEAPPIPHEQAVTEAQEQGLGRAESLRMKVDDAEILGEITTRGRVELKVHKLASSPRPERNVTKDSNLGLSQRRMGNASSSSEVKPMYEEEEEEGEETIELPSMRLNNRPLSTQSEEEESGGGSARLSLHSFIGSSRRSTTSTTTTKTI, from the exons ATGGACAACGTAGAGTATGTGCCCATGAGAGGAGTGGTTAAAGATGTTCAAGGTCGCTTGCAATGTTACAAGCAAGACTGGCTCAGTGGATTCACTGCAGGATTCAG AATATTGAACCCAACAGCTTATATATTCTTTGCTTTGGTTGTTCCTGTCATTGCATTTGGGGAACAACTTAAtcaacaaactg ATGGGCTGTTGAGTTGCACGCACACGCTTGCATCTACAGCAATTTGTGGAATTATTCAGTCAGTAATTGGAGGCCAGCCATTGGTCATTATAGGAGTGGCCGAGCCTACTGTACTTATGTATTACTATTTGTACAGTTTTGCCAAGGACAGAGAAGACTTGGGTCCCTCTCATTTTCTAGGTTGGACATCCTG GATTTGTACTTGGACTTCGATTCTTCTGGTGATGATGGCCGTGTTTGGGCTGTGCTCACTGACTAAGAAATTAACACGAGTGGCTGAGGAGCTGTTAGGAGTTCTTATCGCTTTGATGTTTATGAAAGAAGCAATCAAG GGAATGGTAGAAGAATTTCACACCCCAAAGAGATTGGATATTGAGAATGGAGAGCTGCCATTTTCATGGCGATCAACAAATGGAATGTTTGGATTGATATTGGCAACAGGTCTACTCTTCACCGCTCTCAAGACCAGAAAAGCCAGATCTTGGCGCTATGGCACAG GATGGATGCGAGGAATAGTTGCAGATTATGGAGTGCCTGCAATGTTGCTTTTCTGGACTGGAATTTCTTACATACCAGCGGAGGCATATCCTGAGGGTGTTCCAAAGCGTCTCTTCAGCCCAGTCGCCTGGCATGACACTGCCACACAAAACTGGACTGTAATAAGG GATATGGCCAAAGTGCCTCGCATACACATTCTCAGTGCATTTATACCGGCTGTTATGTTTGCCTGCTTATTCTTCTTTGAGCACAACGTTGCTGCGAAGATGGCCCAGCAGAGAGAGTACAATTTGAAGAATCCACCTTCCTATCATTACGATTTTCTGCTTCTAGGATTCATG GTTCTCATCTGTGGACTTCTTGGTCTTCCTCCATCATATGCAGTGCTGCCACAATCTCCCATGCATACCAGAAGTCTCGCAACACTAAAACATTCG ATACTGCGGAAAAAAATGTTGAAAAGTGCAAGCACAAGCATTACAAGGAATGACACAGTGAAGGAGATATACGATAAGATGCAAGAAGTTTTCGTCAACATAGATCTTCCTGTCTCGCCAAACACGACCTTGAGCTCTGACACT GCGTTGAAGGATATCAGAGAACTGATGAATCTCAAGGAATTCAGAGATCTTCAAAACCCTGCAGTCAATTACAATAACGCAGAAACCTTCCCGGATATAAATGGATACATCTTTGACCCCAAAAAGCATATCGATCTGCTACTCCCTGTCCGGGTCAATGAACAAAGGCTCACAAACCTCCTTCAATCGTTGTTAATGGGTAGCTGCGTGTTcttaatgcccatcataagaaagaTGCCAATTTCAGTTCTATGGGGGTATTTTGCTTATTTGGCCATTGAGAGCTTGCCTGGAAATCAATTCTGTGAAAGAATacttctcatcttcatctctcctaGTAGGAGATACAG GGTATTGGAAGATGCCCATGCTTCATATGTGGAGAATGTCCCTTTCGACAAAATCACCATGTTCACAGTGTTCCAGTTGACATATTTGCTGATATGCTTCGGCGTTACATGGATACCTATAGGAGGATGTGTGTTCACCGTATTGCTCACATTAATTCTTCCGATTCGACAATACATTCTTCCCATGTTTTTTGACGCAGAGCAGCTGGAAGAACTTGATGCCTCTGAGTACGACGAAGCTCCACCAATACCTCACGAACAAGCTGTAACG GAGGCCCAAGAGCAGGGTCTTGGCAGAGCAGAGAGCCTCCGCATGAAAGTGGACGACGCTGAGATATTGGGTGAAATAACTACTAGAGGTCGAGTTGAGCTCAAAGTCCACAAG TTGGCTAGTAGCCCCAGGCCAGAACGTAACGTTACTAAGGATTCCAACCTAGGGCTTTCACAGAGAAGAATGGGAAATGCAAGTAGCAGCTCTGAAGTGAAACCCATGtacgaggaggaagaggaagagggggAAGAAACGATAGAGCTTCCAAGCATGAGATTAAATAACAGGCCACTCTCTACACAGAGTGAAGAGGAGGAAAGTGGTGGTGGAAGTGCTCGGTTGTCCCTGCATTCATTTATAGGGTCAAGTAGAAGATCAACTACAAGCACAACCACAACAAAAACCATTTGA